CCATGATGCTGCCGCATGTCGATCAGCTCACCGGCGATCTTGATGGCCTGGAAGGCGGCCTCAGCCACCGCGTCGGGCTCCCCGACAAAGGTCACCACGGTCCGGTTGGTCGCCTTGCCGGGGTCGACATTGAGGAGGCGGACCCCCTCGACCGCGGCGATCCGATCGGTGATCTGCTGGATGACGCGAGGGTCGCGTCCTTCGGAGAAGTTCGGAACGCACTCGAGGAGGCGGGTCATGGCCTGGGCGGGTCGGGGGAGTGCCTCAGCGGCCACCCGGGCCGCGCGAACGGGGTCAAATCTAGTCGCTGGTGAGGGGCGGGAGCGGGGACCCTCTGGCACCTTCGGCCGGATCGGGGTACTATGGAATTCTCCCTTCCAACCGGACCCAGACCATGATCACCGTACGCGAGATGCTCGCCGCCAAGCGGAACAACCTCACTCAGCGGGTGTCCCCGACCACCACGGTCCGTGACGCCGCGCAGATCATGAACGAGGCTGGGACGGGCAGCGTGCTGGTGGAAGTCGGGGGGAAGGTGGTGGGGATCTTCACCGAGCGTGACTTGATGCGTCGCGTCGTCGCCGCCGACAAGCTCCCGGGTGCCACGACGGTAGGCGATGTGATGACGACGGCGCTGGTGACCGCACGGCCCGATGCGACGCTTGCCGACTGTGGCCAGCTGATGAGCGAGCGCCGGATCCGCCACCTGCCGGTCTTCGACGGCGAAGAAGTGATCGGGATCGTGACCACCGGCGACCTGCTCGCCCACGAACTCGCCGAGAAGAGCGCCAAGATCCAGCACCTCGAGGACTTCGTCTTCTACACCCGCAGCTAGGGCGTCGTCGCCGGCTTCACGCCCTTGGCGTAGGCACCGTCCCGCGGGTGTTTCGGCGGTTGCGACCAGGTCATCCGCCTCGGGCTGCCGGGCCCGAGCGAGCGGATCATCAGCACGTCACCATCAAACCATGCCACCGAATCGGTGCCCCAGCGGAGCGGATCGTGCCCCGTCGGGGTCAGTCGCGCCGTATCGCCTCGTGCCGTGATGGCACAGATCGCGGAATCGCAGCGAACCGCGCGGGCAAAGCGTGGCGTGCCGAGCCACAGGGTGAGGGCGGTGTCGGCCGCGGCATCGCCAACCGCGACGGCGCGGGCGTCGGGCGCGGCCGGAGGCGCGGGCACAGCCCAGACGCCGCGGTCGGTCCGCACATAGAGCGTGGTCTCGTCGTCGCTCCACCCCACCTGCGCGGCCTGGCCAGCATCGGCAGGGAGCGGCAGCGAGCGTTCGCCGCCGCTCACGAGATTCATCACCACCACCTCGTGCGGGGTGGTGGCGAGGGTATCGCGCATGCGAATGAAGGCGAGCACGCCGCCATCCCTCGTGAGCCGAGGGCCGATCTCGATCGGCACGGTGAAGGTCAGCTGGGTCACCAGTCCCCCGCCGGCCGACACTGCGAAGAGATCGGTCCGGCCATCAGGTCCCTCGCCGACCACGACCGCGAACGGCTCCTCGCCCACGGTGATCCGATTCATCAGCGGGGAAAACTTGCATCCGCCGACGAGCACCAGGGCGAGCAGGGCCGCGTGCTTCACTTCCCCTCGAGCCGCTTCATGAAGAAGGCGTCGATGTCGGCCTGCGCCTTGGCGGCGGCGGGCGTCCCGCTGCCGGTACGGCCCGGCTTCATGAAGCCGTGGCCGGTGCCGGGGTAGGAATCG
The Gemmatimonadota bacterium DNA segment above includes these coding regions:
- a CDS encoding CBS domain-containing protein encodes the protein MITVREMLAAKRNNLTQRVSPTTTVRDAAQIMNEAGTGSVLVEVGGKVVGIFTERDLMRRVVAADKLPGATTVGDVMTTALVTARPDATLADCGQLMSERRIRHLPVFDGEEVIGIVTTGDLLAHELAEKSAKIQHLEDFVFYTRS